In Acidobacteriota bacterium, the following proteins share a genomic window:
- a CDS encoding PD-(D/E)XK nuclease family protein, whose protein sequence is MTETEASMQRRVLVRVKGLAAFRRALVDLALAGTPIDARRRVVIVPTRAAGELLRQTGERRRLSAASPAVVLPDFLTRDEWVRRCHEALGAARRLLSRTEREVLLERAWRETARAHPLAAPLFDLRPGLVGAMLDFYDELRRRRRSVPRAVRALFDELRVERGMDRGSDDLIQQTRCLGYAFLAYERAAGQSSGMDEHELRLRLIAEQPPLPFTHVVVAVADHPSDPRGLWPVDFDLLGRLPELRRLEIVVTDEAHDAGFRERIELELPGLEERRGLDEPRAPVLVRPAGAGETPAVVCRDREDELRHVVRTIRQDAGGALDASVAVVFQRPLPYLYLAQQVLGEARVPYQAFDALPLAAEPYTAVLDLVLSVARTGGTRSSVIALLGATLLAFEVDGRLLDARDVGALDAVLAARRETGDAASYVEAADGYFRSAAADRRLPEAGVRRAAAAAADLHRELEPFRTASSGSMQVGAIGDFLRRHERGSYGDDRWRDRWLRARGAVLGVLDELAEACREHDDRRRDPDALVSAVRHAIEARTFTPRRGTAGVHLVDAVAARFGDFDHVHLVGLVETDWPDRLKRGIFYGAELLKRLGWPQPSDHARAEQAAFNDLLALPDRSLRLSAFQFEGDAVVTLSPLLERVRGQGLEAAAPPPASPLFADEVLMRAVDPASLEEEPGAWLRLRRRRPPLTDARYSGLVDPRSPQVYRVSRVDQYVSCPFRYFADSVLKLPEEREELAGLTPLERGLLLHGLFEAFYREWQARAQGGITPENLPDAMTLFADLARQAIGRLPEADRALEEVRLLGSLVGLGVAERVFELEADSGATVEERLLECDLRGPFRFPVLHGLTERTIEIHGKADRIDVLGDGSLRVVDYKLGRMPDLKSSIQIAVYAYAASQQLAALHGQPHPVSSAMYLAFGDDRRVDGALGGPPDPVDLAVRARASTFAAAVEDIEAGRFPPRPRRPADCQWCGYAGVCRKEYRGESDEAADAV, encoded by the coding sequence ATGACCGAGACTGAAGCATCGATGCAGCGGCGGGTTCTCGTTCGCGTCAAGGGGCTCGCGGCGTTCCGCCGCGCGCTCGTCGATCTCGCCCTCGCCGGTACGCCGATCGATGCGCGGCGCCGCGTCGTGATCGTGCCGACACGCGCGGCGGGCGAGCTGCTGCGCCAGACCGGGGAACGCCGCCGGCTCTCGGCGGCGTCCCCCGCGGTGGTGCTGCCCGATTTCCTCACGCGGGACGAGTGGGTGCGCCGCTGCCACGAGGCGCTCGGCGCGGCGCGGCGTTTGCTCTCGCGGACCGAGCGCGAGGTGCTGCTCGAGCGGGCCTGGCGCGAAACCGCGCGCGCGCACCCGCTGGCGGCGCCGCTGTTCGACCTGCGGCCCGGGCTGGTCGGCGCGATGCTGGACTTCTACGACGAGCTTCGCCGGCGGCGACGCTCGGTGCCGCGTGCCGTGCGCGCCCTGTTCGACGAGCTGCGCGTCGAGCGCGGGATGGATCGCGGCAGCGACGATCTCATCCAACAGACCCGTTGCCTGGGGTACGCGTTCCTCGCCTACGAGCGCGCCGCCGGGCAGTCGTCCGGCATGGACGAGCACGAGCTACGGCTCCGGCTGATCGCCGAGCAGCCGCCGCTGCCGTTCACGCACGTGGTCGTCGCCGTCGCCGATCATCCGTCCGACCCGCGCGGGCTGTGGCCCGTCGACTTCGATCTGCTGGGACGGCTTCCCGAGCTTCGGCGTCTCGAGATCGTCGTCACCGACGAAGCGCACGACGCCGGATTCCGGGAGCGGATCGAGCTCGAGCTGCCTGGGCTCGAGGAGCGCCGTGGCCTCGACGAGCCGCGCGCGCCCGTCCTCGTGCGGCCGGCCGGGGCCGGCGAGACGCCGGCCGTCGTCTGCCGCGACCGTGAGGATGAACTGCGGCACGTCGTGCGCACGATCCGCCAGGACGCCGGCGGCGCGCTCGACGCGTCGGTCGCGGTCGTCTTCCAGCGCCCGCTTCCGTACCTCTACCTCGCGCAGCAGGTCCTCGGCGAGGCGCGCGTGCCGTACCAGGCGTTCGACGCGCTGCCGCTGGCGGCCGAGCCGTACACCGCGGTGCTGGATCTCGTGCTGAGCGTGGCGCGCACGGGCGGCACGCGCTCGTCCGTGATCGCGCTGCTCGGCGCGACGCTCCTCGCCTTCGAGGTCGACGGCCGCTTGCTCGATGCGAGGGATGTCGGCGCTCTGGACGCCGTGCTGGCGGCTCGCCGCGAGACAGGGGACGCGGCCTCGTACGTCGAGGCGGCGGACGGGTACTTTCGATCGGCCGCCGCCGATCGGCGCCTCCCGGAAGCGGGCGTCAGGCGCGCCGCCGCGGCCGCCGCCGATCTGCACCGTGAGCTCGAACCGTTTCGGACGGCATCGAGCGGGTCGATGCAGGTGGGGGCGATCGGCGACTTCCTTCGTCGCCACGAACGCGGCTCGTACGGAGACGATCGGTGGCGCGATCGATGGCTCCGCGCCCGGGGCGCCGTGCTCGGGGTGCTCGACGAGCTGGCTGAGGCCTGCCGCGAACACGACGATCGCCGCCGCGACCCGGACGCTCTCGTTTCGGCCGTGCGTCACGCGATCGAGGCGCGCACCTTCACGCCACGTCGTGGCACGGCCGGCGTTCACCTGGTGGATGCCGTCGCCGCGCGCTTCGGCGACTTCGACCACGTGCACCTCGTCGGTCTGGTCGAGACGGACTGGCCGGATCGGCTCAAACGGGGCATCTTCTACGGCGCCGAGCTGCTGAAGCGCCTGGGCTGGCCGCAGCCAAGCGATCACGCGCGCGCCGAGCAGGCGGCCTTCAACGATCTGCTCGCGCTGCCCGATCGATCGCTCAGGCTCTCCGCGTTTCAATTCGAGGGCGACGCCGTCGTCACGCTCTCGCCGCTCCTCGAGCGCGTCCGCGGCCAGGGCCTGGAGGCGGCTGCGCCGCCGCCCGCGTCGCCCCTCTTCGCCGACGAGGTGCTCATGCGAGCCGTCGATCCGGCGTCGCTCGAGGAGGAGCCGGGCGCGTGGCTGCGGCTGCGGCGGCGCCGTCCGCCCCTGACCGACGCGCGGTACAGCGGCCTCGTGGACCCGCGATCGCCGCAGGTCTATCGCGTGAGCCGTGTCGATCAGTACGTCAGTTGCCCGTTCCGCTACTTCGCCGACAGCGTGCTGAAGCTGCCGGAGGAGCGCGAGGAACTGGCGGGCCTCACGCCGCTCGAGCGGGGCTTGCTGCTCCACGGCCTCTTCGAAGCGTTCTACCGCGAGTGGCAGGCGCGCGCGCAAGGAGGCATCACGCCCGAGAACCTGCCGGACGCCATGACGCTCTTCGCGGATCTCGCGCGCCAGGCGATCGGCCGGCTGCCGGAGGCCGATCGCGCGCTGGAAGAAGTTCGGCTGCTGGGATCGCTCGTGGGGCTTGGCGTGGCCGAACGCGTCTTCGAGCTCGAGGCGGACAGCGGCGCGACGGTCGAGGAGCGGCTGCTGGAGTGCGACCTGCGCGGCCCGTTCCGGTTTCCCGTGCTCCACGGTCTCACCGAGCGAACGATCGAGATCCACGGCAAGGCGGACCGCATCGATGTCCTCGGCGACGGAAGCCTGCGGGTCGTCGACTACAAGCTCGGCCGCATGCCGGACCTCAAGTCGTCGATTCAGATCGCCGTGTACGCGTACGCGGCGAGCCAGCAGCTCGCCGCGCTGCACGGCCAGCCGCACCCGGTGTCGTCGGCGATGTACTTGGCGTTCGGCGACGATCGGCGGGTCGACGGCGCGCTCGGCGGTCCGCCGGATCCGGTGGATCTCGCCGTCAGGGCGCGCGCGAGCACGTTTGCGGCGGCCGTCGAGGACATCGAGGCCGGACGGTTTCCGCCGAGACCGCGCCGGCCGGCGGACTGCCAGTGGTGCGGCTATGCGGGCGTCTGCCGCAAGGAATACCGCGGGGAGAGCGATGAAGCAGCCGACGCTGTTTGA